A genome region from Flavobacterium sp. CFS9 includes the following:
- a CDS encoding M28 family metallopeptidase, with protein MKNKMMLVLIACGGVVFSQAVKKPLVSAIAAKDLKTDMYQMAGDHFNGREAGTLDELKVSMWLANKAKEAGMAPAGDDGTYFQFFDLYRHQVTPNTKFKIGQKEYKLWKDVLVAETTNIKVDAPLVYLGAATKEAIEKADIKGKAVVLLASKEGIADDISLFDRRYPGLVRNKYYDLVVKKGATALIMVADELAEQSWSQVEPQMTRGIYGIEGFRDKIGATMPVFWVHNDQLEYLKNTKDLLSTEVISETYKYPSVNVVGKIEGTDPKLKNEYVLFSGHQDHDGVRQKYGQDSIYNGADDNASTCVAMLAIARAYKKQPGKRTSLFVFHGSEERGLLGSRWYASHTTVPEKDIVAVLNGDMIGRNNVNQAALLGSSSPHENSSDLVAIAKKANDEGPKFDLDKLWDRPEHPEYFYFRSDHLPYARRGIPSVFYTSVLHSQYHTPMDESENIDFVKLHKMTEWIYRTGWILSNDAGRPKTLPNVQLER; from the coding sequence ATGAAAAATAAAATGATGCTCGTTTTGATTGCTTGCGGAGGAGTAGTTTTTTCGCAGGCAGTTAAGAAACCTTTAGTTTCGGCAATTGCGGCTAAAGATTTAAAAACCGATATGTATCAGATGGCCGGTGATCATTTTAACGGTCGTGAAGCAGGAACTTTAGACGAATTAAAAGTCTCAATGTGGCTCGCCAATAAAGCCAAAGAAGCCGGAATGGCTCCGGCAGGTGATGATGGAACTTATTTTCAGTTTTTTGATTTGTACAGGCATCAGGTGACACCTAATACAAAGTTTAAAATTGGACAAAAAGAATATAAACTGTGGAAAGATGTTCTGGTAGCAGAAACCACCAATATTAAAGTTGACGCACCATTGGTTTATTTAGGTGCAGCCACAAAAGAAGCAATTGAAAAAGCGGATATTAAAGGAAAAGCAGTTGTACTACTGGCATCCAAAGAAGGAATAGCGGATGATATTTCGCTTTTCGACAGACGTTATCCGGGTTTGGTTCGAAACAAATATTACGATCTTGTGGTAAAAAAAGGCGCAACAGCTCTGATTATGGTTGCCGATGAATTAGCAGAACAAAGCTGGTCTCAGGTTGAACCGCAAATGACAAGAGGAATTTATGGAATTGAAGGTTTCCGCGATAAAATTGGGGCTACAATGCCAGTTTTTTGGGTTCATAATGATCAACTGGAATATTTGAAAAACACCAAAGATCTGTTATCAACCGAAGTGATTTCAGAAACGTATAAATATCCTTCGGTAAACGTTGTAGGTAAAATTGAAGGAACAGATCCTAAACTGAAAAACGAATATGTCCTTTTTAGCGGACATCAGGATCATGATGGTGTAAGACAAAAATACGGACAGGACTCTATTTATAACGGAGCCGATGACAATGCCAGTACTTGTGTGGCCATGTTAGCAATTGCAAGAGCGTATAAAAAGCAACCAGGAAAAAGAACTTCCTTATTTGTTTTTCACGGTTCGGAAGAGCGAGGTTTGTTAGGTTCCAGATGGTATGCGTCGCACACTACAGTTCCTGAAAAAGATATTGTTGCCGTGTTAAACGGAGATATGATTGGAAGAAATAATGTCAATCAGGCAGCTCTTTTAGGCTCAAGTTCTCCTCATGAAAATTCATCCGATTTAGTTGCAATTGCGAAAAAAGCAAACGACGAGGGTCCTAAATTTGATTTGGACAAACTTTGGGACAGACCGGAACATCCGGAGTACTTTTATTTTCGTTCCGACCATTTGCCTTATGCAAGAAGAGGAATTCCATCTGTTTTTTATACCAGTGTTTTGCACAGTCAATATCATACACCAATGGACGAGTCTGAAAACATTGATTTCGTAAAATTGCACAAAATGACCGAATGGATCTACCGTACAGGCTGGATACTATCGAATGATGCGGGTCGTCCTAAGACATTACCAAACGTACAATTAGAACGATAA
- the metK gene encoding methionine adenosyltransferase: MAYLFTSESVSEGHPDKVADQISDALIDNFLAFDADSKVACETLVTTGQVILAGEVKSNTYLDVQQIAREVIRKIGYTKSEYMFEANSCGILSAIHEQSADINQGVDRAKPEEQGAGDQGMMFGYATNETENFMPLALDLSHKLLQELAILRRENKEITYLRPDAKSQVTLEYSDDNKPTRIDAIVISTQHDDFDEEAAMLAKIKKDIIEILIPRIIAKNPEHAHLFNDKINYHINPTGKFVIGGPHGDTGLTGRKIIVDTYGGKGAHGGGAFSGKDPSKVDRSAAYATRHIAKNLVAAGIADEILVQVSYAIGVAEPMGIFIETYGTSKVNLTNGEIAKKVEAIFDMRPYFIEQRLKLRNPIYSETAAYGHMGRKPETVTKTFSAPGGNEKTVTVELFTWEKLDFVDKVKAEFGL, translated from the coding sequence ATGGCTTATTTATTTACGTCAGAATCTGTTAGTGAAGGGCATCCAGACAAAGTTGCAGATCAAATTTCGGATGCATTAATTGATAATTTTTTGGCATTTGATGCTGACTCAAAAGTAGCTTGTGAAACTCTGGTTACTACAGGTCAGGTAATTTTAGCTGGTGAAGTAAAATCGAATACTTATCTTGATGTGCAGCAAATTGCCCGCGAAGTAATCCGTAAAATTGGATATACTAAAAGCGAATATATGTTTGAGGCAAATTCTTGCGGGATTCTTTCAGCAATTCATGAGCAATCAGCAGATATTAATCAAGGGGTTGACAGAGCTAAGCCGGAAGAGCAAGGTGCCGGAGACCAGGGAATGATGTTTGGTTATGCAACTAACGAAACTGAAAACTTCATGCCATTGGCACTTGACCTGTCTCATAAATTATTACAGGAGTTAGCTATTCTAAGACGTGAAAATAAGGAAATCACTTATTTACGCCCTGATGCAAAATCACAGGTAACTTTAGAGTACAGTGACGATAATAAACCAACTCGTATTGATGCCATTGTAATCTCAACCCAACACGATGATTTTGATGAAGAAGCGGCTATGCTTGCTAAAATCAAAAAAGATATTATCGAAATTTTGATCCCTAGAATCATTGCTAAAAACCCAGAGCACGCGCATTTATTCAACGATAAAATCAACTACCATATCAATCCAACAGGGAAATTCGTTATTGGAGGACCTCACGGAGATACCGGTTTAACAGGAAGAAAAATTATTGTTGATACTTACGGTGGAAAAGGTGCTCACGGTGGTGGTGCATTCTCAGGAAAAGATCCAAGTAAAGTAGACAGAAGTGCGGCTTATGCAACACGTCATATCGCTAAAAACTTAGTAGCAGCTGGTATTGCTGATGAGATTTTAGTACAGGTTTCTTACGCAATTGGAGTTGCTGAGCCAATGGGAATTTTCATTGAAACTTACGGAACTTCTAAAGTAAACTTAACAAACGGTGAAATCGCTAAGAAAGTAGAAGCTATCTTTGATATGCGTCCTTACTTTATCGAGCAGCGTTTGAAATTAAGAAACCCTATTTACAGTGAAACGGCTGCTTACGGACACATGGGACGTAAACCGGAAACTGTAACTAAAACTTTCTCTGCTCCTGGTGGAAACGAAAAAACAGTTACTGTTGAATTGTTTACCTGGGAAAAACTTGATTTCGTTGATAAAGTAAAAGCGGAATTTGGATTGTAG
- a CDS encoding TonB-dependent receptor plug domain-containing protein, whose translation MKKNVVVALSLLTFSGIYAQENKKEQDSLKNNELTEVTIVGSRSKNRVKTDVPVPVDVFNISEITKGAPQTSVTQILNYVAPSFTSNATSTADATDHVDPAQLRGLGPDQVLILVNGKRRHTSSLVNINGSPGRGSVGTDLNAIPSFAIERIEVLRDGAAAQYGSDAIAGVINIVLKKNANYLSGGIQYGTNLSSGSNNFKGGADGQNLQVDLNYGTSLGKAGSFLNVTGSAVTRQATSRAGIRSNPIFNAYNAVENRAAQNGVNINSFFSNINSTPNSTQILNSLKQYAPQVGYFTPAQQNAIASASTIAQMQTALNFDVTNNELAYRGQERSDYNMSVGQSELASGQLYYNTKYPLTETTSLYSFGGLSYRNGKSYAFNRLPNGSGTFTQVYENGFLPEIESSILDASAAVGATTQLFGFDTDISTNLGTNSFKYDVNNTINATLGTNSASSFYAGKVSFLQSTTNLDLSKKYDVLNGLNVAFGGEFRYENYEIQKGEEASYGLYDTNGNLVNGILPSNSPLIVTDFFGNKRGAGAQGFSGFQPSDAKVKDRKSGAAYVDLELNATENWLLNGAARYENYSDFGSTVTFKLASLLKLTDNINWRISGQTGFRAPSLQQKYFESSSTQFINGSPYQVGYFTNDSQAAKSIGVENLKAEKSKSISTGFTFKIPEANITIATDAYFTRIDDRVVLTGQYARPTDAQINAATSPEQKDALTLFQQAFDLKGVERASFWTNGINSETKGIDVVISHKYNVIPDFTIRNDFALSYNTTKRVGELNVPQSIINAGGEPYKYSFFPESSRIYLEEAIPKLKANLTTTFSIKKLDIYLRNSYFGAVTDPGATDVNLDGSSSVYEHPEYSAKLVTDLSFGYQINEKFRFTVGFNNIGDVYPDRNNPATPAFTNTTPTLSPAPSTDLSNANQFAYSRAVSQFGLNGRFGFARLSFKF comes from the coding sequence ATGAAAAAGAATGTAGTAGTAGCTTTAAGTCTTTTGACCTTTTCGGGCATTTATGCACAGGAGAATAAAAAAGAACAAGACAGTTTAAAGAATAATGAATTGACTGAAGTGACCATTGTAGGGTCGCGTAGTAAAAACAGAGTAAAAACAGATGTGCCGGTACCGGTCGATGTTTTTAATATTTCGGAAATAACAAAAGGAGCGCCGCAAACCAGCGTAACTCAAATTTTAAATTATGTTGCCCCTTCTTTTACCAGTAACGCAACTTCTACAGCAGATGCAACAGATCACGTTGATCCGGCACAGTTAAGAGGTTTAGGACCGGATCAGGTTTTGATTTTGGTAAACGGAAAACGAAGACATACAAGTTCATTAGTAAATATTAACGGTTCACCGGGAAGAGGATCTGTAGGAACAGATTTAAATGCGATACCTTCATTTGCTATTGAAAGAATTGAGGTTTTGCGTGACGGTGCAGCAGCTCAGTACGGTTCAGATGCTATTGCAGGAGTTATTAATATCGTATTGAAAAAAAATGCCAACTATCTTTCAGGAGGGATACAGTATGGGACTAACTTATCATCGGGATCCAATAATTTCAAAGGAGGGGCTGATGGTCAGAATCTGCAGGTTGATTTAAATTACGGAACTTCTTTAGGTAAAGCAGGGAGTTTCCTTAATGTTACCGGTAGTGCTGTAACCAGACAGGCAACAAGCCGTGCAGGAATTAGAAGCAATCCTATTTTTAATGCTTACAATGCCGTTGAGAACAGAGCGGCTCAGAACGGTGTGAATATTAATTCATTCTTCAGTAATATTAATAGCACTCCAAATTCAACGCAAATTCTGAATTCGCTGAAACAGTATGCGCCACAGGTAGGTTATTTTACACCGGCACAGCAAAATGCTATTGCTTCGGCGAGCACTATTGCTCAAATGCAAACTGCTTTGAATTTTGACGTAACTAATAATGAACTTGCGTACAGAGGACAGGAAAGAAGCGATTACAACATGAGTGTAGGTCAGTCCGAATTGGCATCTGGGCAATTGTACTATAATACAAAGTATCCGTTAACCGAAACAACTTCTTTATATTCATTTGGAGGTTTATCTTATAGAAATGGTAAATCGTATGCTTTTAACAGACTTCCAAACGGTTCAGGAACTTTCACACAAGTATATGAAAATGGATTTTTACCGGAAATAGAATCTTCAATCTTAGATGCTTCTGCAGCAGTTGGAGCTACGACACAATTATTCGGTTTTGATACCGATATCAGTACAAACCTCGGGACAAACTCTTTTAAATATGATGTAAACAATACTATTAATGCTACTTTGGGAACCAATTCGGCTTCGAGTTTTTATGCCGGTAAAGTTTCGTTTTTGCAAAGTACAACCAATTTAGATTTAAGTAAAAAATACGATGTTTTAAACGGACTGAATGTTGCTTTTGGTGGGGAATTCAGATACGAAAATTACGAGATTCAAAAAGGGGAAGAAGCTTCTTATGGATTGTATGATACCAATGGAAATTTGGTTAATGGAATTTTGCCAAGTAATTCACCTTTAATTGTAACCGACTTTTTTGGAAATAAAAGAGGAGCCGGAGCACAGGGATTTTCAGGATTTCAGCCTTCAGATGCTAAAGTAAAAGACAGAAAAAGTGGTGCAGCTTATGTAGATTTAGAATTGAATGCAACAGAGAACTGGCTTCTGAACGGAGCAGCGCGTTACGAGAACTATTCTGATTTCGGAAGTACCGTTACCTTTAAACTGGCGTCACTTTTGAAATTAACTGACAATATCAACTGGAGAATTTCAGGGCAAACAGGTTTTAGAGCACCTTCATTACAGCAAAAATATTTTGAAAGCAGTTCAACTCAGTTCATAAACGGTTCACCATATCAGGTTGGATACTTTACAAATGATTCACAGGCAGCCAAAAGTATTGGAGTTGAAAACTTAAAAGCGGAGAAATCAAAAAGTATCAGTACTGGATTTACATTCAAGATTCCGGAAGCTAATATCACTATTGCAACAGATGCTTATTTTACCAGAATCGACGACAGAGTGGTGTTAACCGGACAATATGCAAGACCAACAGATGCACAGATCAATGCAGCAACATCGCCGGAACAAAAAGATGCGTTAACTCTATTTCAACAGGCATTTGACTTAAAAGGTGTGGAAAGAGCTTCGTTTTGGACAAACGGAATCAACTCAGAAACCAAAGGGATCGATGTTGTAATTTCACATAAATACAATGTTATTCCTGATTTCACAATCAGAAATGATTTTGCGTTGAGCTATAATACAACCAAAAGAGTTGGAGAATTAAATGTTCCTCAATCTATTATTAATGCGGGTGGAGAGCCTTATAAATATTCGTTTTTTCCGGAGTCAAGCAGAATCTATTTAGAAGAAGCCATTCCAAAATTGAAAGCAAATTTGACGACTACGTTTAGTATTAAAAAACTGGATATTTATTTAAGAAACAGTTATTTCGGAGCGGTTACTGATCCGGGAGCAACGGATGTAAATTTAGACGGATCATCTTCTGTTTACGAGCATCCGGAATACAGTGCTAAATTGGTTACCGATTTGTCTTTCGGATACCAAATTAATGAGAAATTCAGATTTACAGTTGGATTCAATAATATTGGTGATGTTTATCCGGACCGAAACAATCCAGCAACACCTGCCTTTACCAATACAACACCAACTTTATCGCCTGCGCCAAGTACAGATTTAAGCAACGCTAATCAGTTTGCTTATTCCAGAGCTGTATCACAATTTGGATTAAACGGAAGATTTGGTTTTGCCAGATTGAGTTTTAAGTTCTAA